A single region of the bacterium genome encodes:
- a CDS encoding cyclic nucleotide-binding domain-containing protein has translation MLQDLAVQSFLMGLLSAASLPLGAIIAMYWTPKDRVVAAMMAFGGGALLAALTIDLVAESLRKGEFYPLAAGCIGGGLLFVLLNKIVNDNGGFLRKAATTMQHLNKLKLRSYQSFYRRLSKVPLFQILPPEELTALVRTVKTHRFKKDECILRQGDPGESMFVIQSGDVLITDPKQNNRTIATLRASDVFGEMALITGEPRTASATAQTDVLAWEIHKKDFDFLIRQSPVLAAAMHSLVETRLADLKEHGPVSDEHAEAWYDDATHHLEAHMQPPTAQEVKQVSESHGGAPLAIWLGIFLDGIPESLVIGSSMLHASISFSLLAGLFLSNFPEALSSSVGMRQQKYSGQKIFWMWMSLMIATGIGAYFGNLFFAEAPLFLFALVEGLAAGAMLTMIAETMLPEAFHKGGSVTGLSTLFGFLAAIFFKTLE, from the coding sequence ATGCTACAAGATTTGGCTGTTCAATCATTTCTGATGGGACTTTTGAGCGCTGCATCGTTGCCTCTGGGAGCGATTATCGCCATGTATTGGACACCCAAAGATCGCGTGGTCGCAGCGATGATGGCATTTGGCGGAGGCGCGTTATTAGCTGCACTGACCATTGATTTAGTAGCCGAGTCCTTACGCAAAGGTGAATTTTATCCTTTGGCCGCCGGTTGTATCGGTGGCGGGCTACTTTTTGTTCTGCTTAATAAAATCGTCAATGACAACGGTGGTTTTCTTCGTAAAGCGGCGACGACGATGCAGCATTTGAATAAACTTAAACTTCGGAGTTATCAATCGTTTTATCGCCGTTTGAGCAAGGTTCCGCTGTTTCAGATTCTTCCGCCCGAAGAACTCACCGCGTTGGTACGTACCGTCAAAACACATCGTTTCAAAAAAGACGAATGTATTCTTCGCCAGGGTGATCCCGGCGAAAGCATGTTTGTCATTCAATCAGGCGACGTGCTCATCACCGATCCTAAGCAAAATAATCGCACCATTGCGACATTGCGTGCGTCGGATGTGTTTGGTGAAATGGCGTTAATCACCGGTGAACCGCGGACGGCTTCCGCAACGGCCCAGACGGATGTGTTGGCGTGGGAGATTCACAAAAAAGATTTTGATTTTTTAATACGCCAGTCACCTGTGCTCGCTGCGGCGATGCACAGTTTGGTAGAAACGCGTTTAGCCGATCTGAAAGAACACGGTCCGGTCAGTGATGAACATGCCGAAGCGTGGTATGATGATGCCACGCATCATTTGGAGGCGCATATGCAACCTCCGACGGCACAAGAAGTCAAACAAGTTTCGGAATCGCATGGAGGCGCACCGCTCGCGATATGGCTCGGTATCTTTTTGGACGGCATTCCGGAATCGCTTGTCATCGGTTCCAGTATGCTCCATGCTTCGATCAGTTTTTCGCTTCTGGCCGGATTGTTCTTATCCAATTTCCCGGAAGCATTGTCCAGTTCCGTCGGTATGCGTCAACAAAAGTACAGCGGGCAAAAAATCTTTTGGATGTGGATGTCGCTTATGATTGCGACCGGGATTGGCGCGTACTTCGGTAATTTGTTTTTTGCCGAAGCACCGCTGTTTCTCTTTGCGCTTGTCGAAGGATTGGCCGCCGGTGCGATGCTCACCATGATTGCAGAAACCATGTTACCGGAGGCGTTTCACAAAGGCGGTTCTGTGACCGGGTTGTCCACACTATTTGGCTTTTTAGCAGCCATCTTCTTCAAAACTTTGGAATGA
- the ftsZ gene encoding cell division protein FtsZ: MITYEEAREYGAKMRIVGIGGGGCNAVNTMIASTLSGVEFVAINTDVQALERNQAHHKIQIGKNLTRGLGAGADPELGKRAAEEDMDQIKAILDGTDLVFITCGMGGGTGTGAAPIVASVAKSMGALTIGIVTKPFNFEKEKRMRQALRGVEELRKNVDTLIVIPNEKILMVMPKNTPFIQAFRTADDVLYRATKGIADLISNTGYVNVDFADVKRVMSGAGDAIMGMGVGSGEGRGEMAVKQAINSPLLEETSIEGATGVLLNLTCPPDFTTEEVDQISNMITGVAGEEADVIWGYSVDENLKNEVHVTVIAAGLNKHRYTKSVAPEMPTSASEQAQQPMTLRTKKNPHDYYEHLKELKEQKYGKLDQPAYERMKESEPVAEEDDFLSKTGTDAQDDSAIPAFLRNAARQRKM; encoded by the coding sequence ATGATTACTTATGAAGAAGCCCGCGAATACGGTGCCAAAATGCGCATCGTCGGCATCGGTGGCGGCGGATGTAATGCCGTCAATACGATGATCGCGTCCACGCTGTCCGGCGTCGAATTTGTCGCGATCAATACCGATGTGCAGGCCTTAGAGCGCAATCAAGCGCACCACAAAATCCAGATCGGAAAAAATCTGACACGCGGTCTTGGTGCCGGTGCAGATCCGGAGCTCGGCAAACGGGCCGCCGAAGAAGACATGGATCAGATCAAAGCGATTTTAGACGGCACGGACCTCGTATTTATTACATGCGGCATGGGTGGCGGTACGGGTACCGGCGCCGCACCGATCGTGGCTTCAGTCGCTAAAAGTATGGGCGCACTGACGATCGGTATCGTGACAAAACCGTTTAACTTTGAAAAAGAGAAACGTATGCGTCAGGCGTTGCGCGGCGTCGAAGAGCTCCGCAAAAACGTGGATACGCTGATCGTGATTCCCAACGAAAAAATTCTGATGGTCATGCCCAAAAATACACCGTTCATTCAGGCATTTCGTACCGCTGACGACGTACTGTATCGTGCGACCAAAGGTATCGCCGATTTGATTTCCAATACCGGTTATGTCAATGTGGATTTTGCCGATGTCAAGCGCGTCATGAGCGGCGCTGGCGATGCGATCATGGGCATGGGTGTCGGTTCCGGCGAGGGTCGTGGTGAAATGGCGGTCAAACAAGCCATCAATAGCCCTCTCCTGGAAGAAACGAGTATCGAAGGTGCAACCGGCGTATTGCTCAATCTGACCTGCCCTCCGGATTTTACAACGGAAGAAGTAGATCAGATTTCCAATATGATCACCGGTGTCGCCGGCGAAGAAGCGGATGTGATCTGGGGTTATTCGGTGGACGAAAATCTCAAAAACGAAGTGCACGTCACGGTTATCGCCGCCGGTCTCAATAAACATCGTTATACCAAATCCGTTGCCCCGGAGATGCCGACTTCGGCTTCTGAACAAGCGCAGCAACCGATGACCTTGCGGACGAAGAAAAATCCGCATGATTATTATGAGCATTTGAAAGAACTCAAAGAGCAGAAATACGGTAAACTGGATCAGCCGGCATACGAGCGTATGAAAGAGAGCGAACCCGTTGCGGAAGAAGACGATTTTCTGTCCAAGACCGGAACGGATGCACAGGATGACAGCGCCATACCGGCTTTTTTGCGTAATGCCGCTCGTCAACGAAAGATGTAA
- a CDS encoding FtsQ-type POTRA domain-containing protein — protein sequence MIRKKREVAQVDLFVKENILPEEPSFLSKSAETGHTENKETVIKKIQIERTFKNPILMGEFNGTAEHKKDESTENAVREIHKRDEVTAEEISIRASVSQPTEEISLDKVFGRTEQAEADAIPAAAEEVKENSGPYDEIIAIAAEEPQPQAVTLSENSEDESQEAVEVHTKPGIIPKEAKPKIINRDFSEGFYLTEEARIKAEEAKRARKQERRARRINKLAVKTVSVLLLLFFVMVLFNWQEWVVNSSLFSLRNVYVQGNLIGSKEDIIKAADLDMGRRLAEIDLTKTADRIKMNPLFEHVAVSRNYPSSVVITVKEREPFAFLPMDELYPVDANGFVLPKLKARMIYNLPVISGMTGVAQPGKKFKNDRLPLALQFLAKAKEADESLFYDISEVVVNKKDMTVFLNSLHVAFRIEDEELMRAAVYLSAAAQHFKQEDDAVKGTREVDLRYNGQIFLRN from the coding sequence ATGATACGAAAAAAACGCGAAGTGGCACAGGTCGATTTGTTTGTGAAGGAAAATATCCTTCCGGAGGAACCTTCGTTTTTGTCTAAATCGGCCGAAACAGGACACACCGAAAACAAAGAAACCGTGATCAAGAAGATTCAAATTGAGCGGACGTTTAAAAATCCGATTCTGATGGGCGAATTTAACGGAACCGCCGAACATAAAAAAGACGAGTCCACTGAAAACGCGGTGCGCGAAATTCACAAACGCGATGAAGTGACAGCGGAAGAGATATCCATTCGTGCATCGGTTAGCCAACCGACGGAAGAGATCAGCCTGGATAAAGTGTTTGGTCGGACCGAACAAGCGGAAGCCGATGCCATCCCGGCGGCAGCGGAAGAGGTGAAAGAAAATTCCGGACCGTACGATGAGATTATAGCTATTGCGGCTGAAGAACCTCAACCGCAGGCGGTCACGCTGTCGGAAAATTCTGAGGATGAATCCCAAGAAGCGGTTGAAGTTCACACCAAACCCGGAATTATTCCCAAAGAGGCCAAACCGAAGATCATCAATCGTGATTTTTCGGAAGGTTTTTATCTGACGGAAGAAGCGCGCATCAAAGCCGAGGAAGCCAAACGTGCCCGAAAACAAGAGCGGCGCGCGCGTCGAATCAATAAACTTGCCGTCAAAACGGTTTCGGTGTTGTTACTGCTGTTTTTTGTTATGGTGCTTTTTAACTGGCAGGAATGGGTGGTTAATTCGTCACTTTTCTCGTTACGCAATGTGTACGTGCAAGGCAATCTGATCGGCAGTAAAGAAGATATTATCAAGGCGGCGGATCTGGATATGGGACGGCGTTTGGCGGAAATCGATCTGACCAAAACCGCAGATCGCATCAAAATGAATCCGCTTTTTGAGCATGTGGCGGTAAGCCGTAACTATCCGTCCAGCGTCGTGATTACGGTCAAAGAACGCGAGCCGTTTGCTTTTTTGCCGATGGACGAATTGTATCCTGTAGATGCGAACGGATTTGTGTTGCCCAAATTGAAAGCGCGGATGATTTACAATCTTCCGGTGATTTCCGGTATGACCGGCGTGGCGCAACCGGGCAAAAAATTTAAAAATGACCGTTTGCCGCTGGCGTTACAATTTCTTGCAAAGGCTAAAGAGGCCGATGAATCTTTGTTTTACGATATATCGGAAGTGGTCGTCAATAAAAAAGACATGACGGTATTTTTGAATTCACTGCATGTCGCTTTTCGCATAGAGGACGAAGAACTTATGCGTGCGGCTGTTTATCTTTCAGCGGCGGCGCAGCACTTCAAACAAGAAGATGACGCGGTCAAGGGTACGCGCGAAGTGGATCTGCGATACAACGGGCAAATTTTTCTTAGGAATTAG
- the murG gene encoding undecaprenyldiphospho-muramoylpentapeptide beta-N-acetylglucosaminyltransferase, which yields MASRVIIAAGGTGGHVFPALAIGEEIRAQKPETEILFIGTNRGLEERVIPAAGFRLKTIVMSGVQRSLHPRDVLRNLVMPFKVLFGLLQSITVMWTFRPHVVIGCGGYVTGPIVLLAALFRKKIILQEQNSRPGRTTLSLARWADAIHLTYEDAQRFFDPKRKLMMSGNPLRKGFARQDMAAARAALGLDSGRNTLLVLGGSLGARAVNAALLKIMDTLLQDDNIQVLWQTGKPDYENVRDTMKPYSQVQVHAFIDNMIGAYSAADTVLCRAGAMTLSEITMMGLPAVLVPYPFAADNHQEYNARSLSDRGAAMTLLQTDLNEQLLPALRKMMQDQAYRRAMAEASYALRQPDAAQNIVRHMFSLEGVRA from the coding sequence GGACACGTATTTCCAGCGCTGGCCATCGGTGAAGAAATCCGGGCGCAAAAACCGGAGACGGAAATTTTGTTTATCGGTACGAATCGCGGTTTGGAAGAGCGCGTCATTCCGGCTGCGGGATTTAGATTGAAAACGATAGTGATGAGCGGCGTGCAACGCAGTTTGCATCCGCGCGATGTTCTTAGAAATCTGGTGATGCCGTTCAAAGTGTTATTCGGGCTGCTTCAATCAATAACCGTGATGTGGACGTTTCGCCCGCATGTCGTGATCGGATGCGGCGGTTACGTGACCGGGCCGATAGTGCTTTTGGCGGCGCTGTTTCGTAAAAAAATAATTTTGCAGGAACAAAACAGCCGTCCCGGCCGAACGACACTGAGTCTTGCGCGTTGGGCTGACGCGATTCATCTCACGTACGAAGATGCGCAACGGTTTTTTGATCCCAAACGCAAACTTATGATGAGCGGTAACCCTTTGCGCAAAGGATTTGCCCGTCAGGATATGGCGGCCGCCCGTGCGGCGTTGGGATTGGACAGCGGAAGAAACACATTGCTTGTACTGGGCGGAAGCCTCGGCGCCCGTGCGGTAAATGCGGCATTACTTAAAATCATGGATACGTTATTGCAAGACGATAACATACAGGTTCTTTGGCAAACGGGAAAACCGGATTATGAAAATGTACGGGATACGATGAAACCCTATTCGCAAGTGCAGGTACATGCTTTCATTGACAATATGATCGGCGCGTATTCGGCGGCGGATACAGTTTTATGCCGGGCGGGTGCCATGACGTTATCAGAGATCACTATGATGGGTTTGCCGGCCGTACTTGTGCCGTATCCTTTTGCGGCGGACAATCATCAGGAATATAATGCCCGCTCCTTATCGGATCGCGGCGCGGCGATGACGCTATTGCAAACCGATCTGAATGAACAACTTTTACCGGCGTTGCGAAAGATGATGCAAGATCAAGCATATCGCCGTGCGATGGCTGAAGCCAGTTATGCACTGCGCCAACCGGATGCGGCACAAAACATTGTACGGCACATGTTTAGTCTAGAAGGAGTTCGTGCGTGA
- a CDS encoding UDP-N-acetylmuramate--L-alanine ligase: MIRPIQHIHFIGIGGIGMSGLAEVVFRQGYKVSGSDKAFNEQTAHLQKLGVTCYEGHRAEQVHADLVVYTAAVHEDNPEIIEARRKHIPMIKRSALLGEFLRGKKGVAVAGTHGKTTTSAMIGMMLEYAGLDPTMFIGGVVRQLGTNAKLSDSAWVVVEADEYDRSFLELHSHIAVINNIESDHLDIYRDLDDITGAFTQFAKQTSFLGAVIGNADDPVVVEVLRQCGKRTMTFGLSEAADLRAANIETKFCELHFDVLLQSKKIERMMLPMSGTHNIKNALACIAAGLMCEVPVARIAESLAKFGGTGRRFERLGEKDGVLFIDDYAHHPTEIRATLEGARDGAGGRKIIAVFQPHLFSRTRDYFEDFASAFTAANEVILTEIYPAREMPIPGITGEKLYETTKKNHAHVTFVGDKAKLSEAIRKAAKPGDIVITMGAGDITHIGRQMVRGV, translated from the coding sequence GTGATTCGACCGATACAACATATTCACTTCATCGGCATCGGCGGCATCGGCATGAGCGGACTTGCCGAAGTGGTATTCCGTCAGGGTTATAAAGTGAGCGGATCGGATAAGGCCTTCAATGAACAAACGGCGCACCTTCAGAAATTAGGCGTTACGTGTTATGAAGGGCATCGTGCGGAACAAGTGCACGCCGATCTTGTAGTATACACCGCGGCCGTGCATGAAGATAATCCCGAGATCATCGAAGCCAGGCGAAAGCATATTCCGATGATCAAAAGGTCGGCGCTGTTGGGTGAATTTCTTCGCGGAAAAAAAGGAGTCGCGGTAGCCGGAACGCACGGTAAAACGACGACCAGTGCCATGATCGGCATGATGCTGGAGTATGCAGGATTGGACCCGACCATGTTCATTGGCGGTGTAGTCCGGCAGCTGGGCACCAATGCTAAACTTTCCGACTCGGCTTGGGTGGTGGTTGAAGCGGATGAATATGATCGCTCGTTTTTAGAATTGCATTCGCATATCGCGGTGATCAATAATATCGAATCGGATCACCTTGACATCTACCGCGATCTGGACGATATCACGGGCGCGTTTACGCAGTTTGCTAAACAGACTTCGTTTTTGGGTGCGGTGATCGGCAATGCGGATGATCCGGTCGTCGTGGAAGTGCTAAGGCAGTGCGGTAAACGTACGATGACTTTCGGTTTATCGGAAGCGGCTGATCTTCGCGCGGCAAATATCGAAACAAAATTTTGCGAATTACATTTTGATGTTCTTTTACAATCAAAAAAGATCGAACGCATGATGTTGCCGATGAGCGGCACGCACAATATTAAGAATGCACTGGCGTGTATCGCAGCCGGTTTGATGTGCGAAGTGCCTGTAGCGCGTATCGCTGAAAGTCTGGCCAAGTTTGGCGGGACTGGACGGCGATTTGAGCGGCTCGGGGAAAAAGACGGAGTTCTTTTTATTGATGATTATGCGCATCATCCGACGGAAATACGCGCAACGCTTGAAGGTGCGCGGGACGGCGCCGGCGGACGAAAAATCATCGCTGTGTTTCAACCGCATCTTTTTTCGCGCACACGGGATTATTTTGAAGATTTTGCGTCGGCATTTACGGCAGCCAACGAAGTGATACTGACGGAAATTTATCCGGCGCGTGAAATGCCGATACCGGGCATCACCGGAGAGAAATTGTACGAAACAACGAAAAAAAATCATGCGCATGTCACGTTCGTCGGCGATAAAGCCAAACTATCAGAGGCCATTCGTAAAGCGGCAAAACCGGGTGATATCGTGATCACGATGGGTGCGGGGGACATTACGCACATTGGGCGTCAGATGGTGCGCGGCGTATGA
- the murB gene encoding UDP-N-acetylmuramate dehydrogenase — protein MKTTEDMRSGFRGRWTENVLLSDKTWYKIGGPCIAWCEPDDIEDLKYLLRMCKKNNIGFFVHGKGSNLLVSDRGISGIVIDLEKACSFTQFEKTQVTVGAGVYMPKLVLECERQGLAGIEMFAGIPGTVGGAIRMNAGCHGKEMFDVLTEVTTLEDNVLVTRSKSDVRYAYRHVETLEKPDTVIVSGKMVLEYGDKEALAEKRKAYMEKRRLTQPINLPSSGSVFKNPAGHHAARLIEEAGLKGFRIGGASVSEKHANFIVNEGKAKAADVLEIIKHIRQTIAQRNGIRLETEVKFVGFNHEELDGITD, from the coding sequence ATGAAAACGACAGAGGATATGCGTTCCGGATTTCGCGGACGCTGGACGGAAAACGTTTTACTCTCGGATAAAACTTGGTACAAAATCGGTGGACCATGTATAGCATGGTGCGAACCGGATGATATAGAAGATCTCAAATATTTGCTGCGCATGTGCAAAAAAAATAACATCGGTTTTTTTGTGCACGGCAAAGGCAGTAATCTGTTAGTCAGTGATCGCGGTATTTCAGGGATCGTGATAGATCTCGAAAAAGCATGTTCTTTTACACAATTTGAAAAAACACAGGTAACCGTCGGCGCAGGTGTATATATGCCCAAGCTGGTGCTTGAGTGTGAACGTCAGGGACTCGCAGGAATCGAAATGTTTGCGGGGATTCCCGGAACTGTCGGTGGCGCGATACGGATGAATGCGGGTTGCCACGGCAAAGAAATGTTTGACGTGCTGACAGAGGTAACTACTCTCGAAGACAATGTTTTAGTCACGCGCAGCAAATCGGATGTTCGATACGCGTACCGTCATGTCGAGACATTGGAAAAGCCGGACACGGTGATCGTATCAGGTAAGATGGTTCTGGAGTATGGTGATAAAGAAGCGTTGGCTGAAAAACGAAAAGCATATATGGAGAAAAGGCGCCTGACGCAGCCGATCAATTTGCCCAGCAGCGGCAGTGTTTTTAAAAACCCGGCGGGTCATCATGCGGCGCGATTGATCGAAGAAGCCGGGCTCAAAGGGTTTCGAATCGGCGGGGCAAGTGTATCGGAAAAACATGCCAATTTTATAGTCAATGAAGGCAAAGCGAAAGCTGCCGATGTTCTCGAAATTATTAAACACATTCGACAAACGATTGCACAGCGCAATGGTATTCGTCTGGAAACGGAAGTTAAGTTTGTCGGATTTAATCACGAAGAATTAGACGGGATTACGGATTAA
- the ftsA gene encoding cell division protein FtsA — translation MKNRIVVGLDIGTTKIAALIAEVGGKEIKIKGVGTCPSVGLRRGMVVNIEHTVESIKKAMQQAELMAGIQAESVYVGIAGDHVRGINSHAVVAVGRDDREITEDDVRRVIDAAKAINMPMDREIIHVIPQEFIVDKQEGIQNPIGLTGTRLEVEAHVVTGAVASAQNIYRCVERAGYKVKDLVLEPLASSYAVLETDEQELGVVLIDIGGGTTDIAMFFDGSIRNTDMLGIAGQAVTNDVSICLKIPYDKAEEIKKKHGCAMASLVDETESILIPGVGGRDARRENRQFLSKVIEARMMEIFNLVRSVIEKSKLRSMMNAGVVLTGGGSLLEGSAELATEIFQLPVRIGSPRGFGGLMDAANSPIYATGIGLIHYGIQKEKSGDDDMEDEGDETPPEGPTEGDPGETHTDALEMQSQTGEYQAPLYQKISKKMKRWTEEFF, via the coding sequence ATGAAAAATCGCATTGTGGTTGGTCTCGATATCGGTACCACCAAAATCGCGGCGCTGATCGCCGAGGTCGGCGGAAAAGAAATTAAAATCAAAGGTGTCGGTACATGCCCGTCGGTCGGACTCCGGCGCGGTATGGTGGTCAATATCGAACATACTGTCGAATCCATCAAAAAAGCCATGCAGCAGGCCGAACTCATGGCCGGCATTCAGGCGGAATCGGTGTACGTCGGCATAGCCGGAGATCACGTTCGCGGAATCAATAGCCACGCTGTCGTAGCGGTCGGTCGCGACGATCGCGAGATCACCGAAGACGATGTGCGTCGCGTGATTGATGCCGCCAAAGCCATCAATATGCCGATGGATCGTGAAATCATTCACGTCATCCCGCAAGAATTTATCGTTGATAAACAAGAAGGTATTCAAAATCCGATCGGTCTTACCGGTACGCGCCTTGAAGTGGAAGCGCATGTCGTGACGGGCGCCGTCGCTTCGGCACAAAATATTTATCGTTGTGTCGAACGCGCGGGATATAAAGTCAAAGATTTAGTGTTAGAACCGCTGGCGTCAAGTTACGCCGTACTCGAAACGGATGAGCAAGAGTTGGGAGTCGTACTGATTGATATCGGCGGCGGTACGACGGATATCGCGATGTTTTTTGACGGCAGCATTCGTAATACGGATATGCTCGGTATTGCCGGACAAGCCGTGACCAATGATGTGTCAATTTGTTTAAAAATACCCTATGACAAAGCGGAAGAAATAAAGAAGAAACACGGGTGCGCAATGGCTTCGCTCGTGGATGAAACGGAAAGTATTCTGATACCGGGAGTCGGTGGGCGCGATGCGCGGCGTGAAAATCGCCAGTTTCTCTCGAAAGTCATCGAAGCGCGCATGATGGAAATTTTTAATCTGGTGCGCTCCGTTATCGAAAAAAGTAAGTTGCGCAGTATGATGAATGCCGGTGTTGTACTCACGGGCGGCGGTTCGCTGCTGGAAGGGTCGGCGGAATTGGCAACGGAAATTTTCCAGTTGCCGGTACGTATCGGTTCACCGCGCGGTTTCGGCGGACTCATGGATGCCGCCAATAGCCCGATCTATGCAACAGGTATCGGATTGATTCACTACGGTATCCAAAAAGAAAAATCGGGCGATGACGATATGGAAGACGAAGGTGACGAAACACCTCCGGAAGGTCCGACGGAGGGCGATCCGGGGGAAACGCATACGGACGCTTTGGAAATGCAAAGCCAAACCGGTGAATACCAGGCGCCCTTGTATCAGAAAATTTCCAAAAAGATGAAACGCTGGACGGAAGAATTTTTTTAA
- a CDS encoding MATE family efflux transporter, whose protein sequence is MKKWFTLDRKLSTEVLHLALPVVAGLASITAIGLTDTIMVGRLGATALAATGQAVMVFWTVNWVLRSVELATQAISARRFGEGQLPACGEVLHHALVFSLTLSFFSMIVLYSMAPRLTRWISANEEVASLATGYIRVLFATLWLSGMFFALRGFFSGIGRTRVFLMSAGILFTANLCGNYMFIYGHWGAPAMGVSGAAVGSALSMICGFSFLILYTFWHRKKTLADYELFSGAKWRWELVGEIARLAWPNMFRGVMVIGGLLVFYAMVDRVGVAQAAVVNLVINIQSVSFMPGYGFGIAAATMIGHSLGAGNTERAERAGYEAMKLGIIFMGSVGILFLVAPEWVVRVFTDDEEVMKYAIGPLRLVGIVQIVDAAGMVLSTALEGAGQTRWVMMMEILVNWGVFLPLTYLLTFTLNLRNYGPWIAWGVYITLFGVLSFIKFNRGSWKLVRL, encoded by the coding sequence ATGAAAAAGTGGTTCACATTAGATCGTAAACTTTCTACAGAGGTACTGCATCTGGCGCTTCCGGTGGTTGCAGGGCTTGCATCCATTACGGCGATAGGTCTGACGGATACGATCATGGTGGGCCGACTCGGCGCAACGGCGTTGGCTGCAACCGGTCAAGCCGTTATGGTGTTTTGGACCGTCAATTGGGTTCTCCGCTCCGTCGAATTGGCAACGCAAGCGATCAGTGCGCGCCGATTTGGTGAAGGGCAACTCCCGGCTTGTGGCGAAGTACTGCATCATGCGCTGGTGTTTTCACTAACGTTGAGTTTTTTCTCAATGATCGTTTTGTATAGCATGGCGCCCCGGTTGACACGATGGATATCAGCTAATGAAGAAGTAGCCTCTTTGGCGACGGGATACATCCGTGTTTTATTTGCGACGCTTTGGTTGTCGGGGATGTTCTTTGCATTGCGCGGTTTTTTCAGCGGTATCGGTCGCACACGGGTATTTCTTATGTCGGCGGGCATATTATTCACGGCCAATTTGTGCGGCAATTATATGTTTATCTATGGCCATTGGGGTGCGCCTGCAATGGGCGTATCCGGTGCAGCCGTCGGCTCGGCGCTTTCCATGATATGCGGATTTTCTTTTCTTATTTTATACACGTTTTGGCATCGTAAAAAAACATTAGCCGATTATGAATTATTTTCCGGTGCAAAGTGGCGCTGGGAATTGGTCGGAGAGATTGCCCGGCTGGCTTGGCCCAATATGTTTCGTGGCGTGATGGTCATCGGCGGATTGTTGGTGTTTTATGCTATGGTGGATCGGGTCGGTGTCGCGCAAGCCGCTGTAGTTAATCTGGTGATCAATATTCAATCGGTTTCATTTATGCCGGGATATGGTTTCGGAATTGCCGCCGCGACGATGATCGGTCACAGTCTTGGCGCCGGTAACACTGAACGCGCCGAACGTGCAGGTTACGAAGCGATGAAACTCGGTATTATATTTATGGGAAGCGTGGGCATTTTATTTCTCGTCGCACCGGAATGGGTCGTGCGTGTATTTACGGATGACGAAGAAGTGATGAAGTATGCGATTGGCCCGCTGCGGCTTGTCGGAATAGTGCAAATCGTAGATGCAGCCGGGATGGTTTTATCAACGGCGCTTGAGGGCGCAGGGCAAACGCGATGGGTGATGATGATGGAAATTTTGGTTAACTGGGGTGTTTTTTTGCCGCTGACTTATTTGCTTACATTTACTCTGAATCTGCGAAACTACGGGCCGTGGATAGCGTGGGGTGTTTACATCACATTGTTTGGTGTACTTAGTTTTATAAAATTCAATCGCGGCTCTTGGAAACTTGTGCGTTTGTAA